The genomic stretch GTCAGCACCAGTAAACCCAGCTGTTATCTTTGCTATTTGAGATAAATCAACATCTTCACCAAGAGGCTTGTTTCGTGCATGAACTTTTAAAATCTCCTCTCTTGCCTTTGCATCAGGAACATTTACAACAATCTGCCTGTCAAATCTACCTGGTCGCAAAAGTGCAGGGTCCAATATGTCAGGTCTGTTAGTTGCCGCCATTACAATTATTCCTTCGTTTGTTCCAAAACCATCCATTTCAACAAGAAGTTGGTTTAAAGTCTGTTCTCTTTCGTCATGACCTCCACCAAGCCCTGCTCCCCTGTGACGACCAACTGCGTCAATCTCATCTATGAACACAACACATGGTGCATTTCTCTTTGCCTGGTCAAATAAATCTCTTACTCTTGCTGCGCCAACACCAACAAACATCTCAACAAAGTCAGAACCTGATATGCTGAAAAATGGAACTCCTGCCTCGCCTGCAACTGCTTTTGCTAAAAGCGTTTTACCAGTTCCAGGTGGTCCGACAAGCAAAATCCCTTTCGGAATTCTTGCACCAAGTTCAATATACTTCCTTGGATTTTTGAGAAAATCAATAACCTCTTTGAGTTCTTCTTTTTCTTCATCTGCACCTGCAACGTCTGCAAATGTGACCTTCTTTTTGAGGTCCTGAATTGTCTTTGCACGCGATTTTGTAAACGACATTATCTTGCTGCCGCCACCCTGGGTCTGCTGCAACATAAATATCCATACAAAAATCATCAAGCCAGCAAAGATTAGCATTGGTAAAAAGGTGGAAAGCCACCATGGTACCTGTGGTGGTTCTTTTGTCACTATCTGAATCTTCTTTGCCTGGATGGCTGGCTGTATCTGGTCCAAAAACTTATCTGGAGAAGGTACAAATACATTGTCAAACTTGGTACCGTCGGCATACTGTCCAGACACATTGTTGTAGCTCAAAACAATCCTTGTGACCTTGCCATCGTTTATGTCGTTTATGAGTTCTGAATAAATTACCTCTCTTCTTTCGCTCAAATTTGAAAAAAGCTGATTGTACGAAAGTCCTCCACTTAAAATATCTACAAGTAACAAAATTACAAGAGCTATTAGAATATAAATTGTTGCAGTTTTAAATAGGTTCCTCAATTGTAAATAGGCACTCCCTTCAAATATTGTAAAATTAAATTTCTTTTTATTCCAAAACGCCTATATAAGGCAGGTTCCTGTAAAGCCCTGCATAATCAAGTCCATAACCAATTACAAATTTGTCTGGTATCTCAAACCCCTTGTAATGTATCTCAACATCCACCTTTCGTCTACTGGGCTTGTCAAGCATGGTACAAATTTTTAAACTTCTTGGTTTTCTCCCCCTCAAATATTCGGTTATATATCTTAAAGTCAAACCTGTATCAACAATATCCTCAACAAGCAAAACATCCTTGTCTTCTATGCTTGTGTCAAGGTCCTTTAGAATTCTTACAATCCCAGATGAAGATGTTGAGTTCCCATAACTTGACACTGCCATAAACTCTATCTTAACAGGGATAGTTATCTGTCTTAAAAGGTCTGCCATAAAAATTACCCCACCTTTTAAAATGCATACCATCAAAAAGTCGTCACTATCTTTATAATCTTCAGAAATTTTTTGTCCAAGCTCTTTTACCTTTTGCTTTATCTGCTCTTCTGTTATCAAAATTTCCTTAACTTTGAGTGATAAATCTTTCACAGTCATCCGTCTCCTTCCGTTTTTTGTATGTTTACTTCCAAAAAAGTATTTGAATCTGGCTTTATCTTATACTTCTGATTTATGGTAACCATGTTTGAATAAATATCAAATATAGCAATCACTTCACTATCTTTTGCAAGAAGTAAAATGGAATCTCGCCACCGTTTAGGAATCTTTTTGTCGATGAACCATTCTTTTAATTTTTTTTTACCCGCTTTAAGATAAATAAAATCACCATCTTTTCTTGTTCTGAGAAATAACTTTTTTTCTGCAATCTGCTGAATATCGATGTATATACTCTTCTGATTTTCTATTTTATGAGTAGTTTTAATATTAAACTTGAAATTTTTGTAAAATATTTGATGCTCCTTGTCTAAACAAATTTCAAAACAAAAAGAACTTTCATCAGCTTTTCTGTAAAACACCAGCGAATCACTTTGTTTCTCAACAACCAAATCTTTATATACCTTTTTCTTGCCAGACAAAAGAAAAAACAAATCTTCAATTTCTCTTAACATATCATACGAAATTGTAGAGTTAAAATATTCAAGCATAATTTTTATAATTCTTCTTCGCAAAAATGCTGGAAGATTTTTTGCTTTTTCAATATTTAAAACATAATAAACATCTTCTTTTTGAACATATTCCTGAAAATATTTCTGAGCAAGTGCTTCTATCTGGTCACTCTCTTCTCTTATTATTTCGACTGTTCGAAAAATTGTATTTAACACACTTTCTCCAAATTTTTCTTTTATAAGTGGTAAGATTTCGTTTCTTACTATGTTTCTTTTATATTTAAGACTAAAGTTTGTCTTATCGACAACAAATGGAACACTATTAAGTTTGGCATACTCTTCAATCTCTTCCCTTGAAATATTTATAAGAGGTCTTGCAATAATATCACGTACAGGAGGAACAGATGCAAGACCTTCCAAGCCACTTCCTCTGAACAGGTTCAAAAAGAAGGTTTCAACCACATCGTTTTTGTTGTGCCCCAGAAGTATTCTGTCAATGTTCAGCTCTTCTGCTACTTCATAAAAAAAACTATATCTTGCGTTTCTTCCTGCTTCCTCTTCAGAAAGTCCTTTTTCTTTTTTTAGTTTTGCAACATCAACTTTCCGCGTAATACATTTAATATTATACCTCTTGCACATTTCAATTACAAATTTCTCATCATCATCTGCCTCAGGTCTTAGCATATGATTAAGGTGTGCAACAGTTATATCCAAGTTGTACTTATCTTTTAGCCTTAAGATGCAGTCAAGCAATACCATTGAGTCAACGCCGCCAGAACATCCTATTAACACCTTAAAACCTTCTTCTAGCATCCCATATTTCTCTATGTTACTCTTTACCTTCTCCAAAAACTCCACTTTAAATTCACACCTCAAGGTTTAAAGCTAAAAACTATTATATTGATACACTCTTTAGAACATCTTCAAACTTTTTTATCTTTGCTTCTTTTTTCCATTTCTCAAGCAAGCTCTGATAATACTCATCCTTCTTCTGACTCTCAATTGTTGACTTTATCTCATCCTTGACCTCGTTGAGAGAGAGTTGCTTTTTATCTGTTACCTTTATAATATGATACCCGTAACTTGTTTTGACAATATTGCTTATCTCGCCAATATTAAGAGAAAATGCAGCATCCTCAAATTCTTTGACCATCTGTCCTTTTCTAAAATACCCAAGGTCTCCACCTTTTTGTTTTGTTGTCTCATCTTCAGAATACTTTTGTGCGAGCTTTTCAAAGTTCTGCCCGTCTTTTATCATCTGCAAAACTTCTTCAGCCTTTTTCTTTTTTGTAGCCTCCTCTTTTGAATCATTTACTTTAAATAAAATATGGCTTGCTTTTACCTCAACAAAGTCTGATTTATGTGAACTATAATAGTTTTCTATCTCAGCATCTGTCGCTTTTTGATTTTTAGTTATCTCATCATACAACTTTGAAACGATCTGAGATTTTATTACCTGGTCCTTATATTCGTTCTCGGTTGCACCAATTGTCTGAAGATACTGCTTGAACTCAGCACCTGATTGAGAATCTGACTTGTATTGCTCAATTTGCTGGTCTATTGCCTTTTTTTCTGCCGAAGTCAAAGCAATATTTTTCCTTTTTGCCTGCTGCAGCTCAATTTGTCTTATTATAAGACCATCCAAAACATTCTCTTTTATCTGCTGCTCATATGTCTTATCTCCAACCTTTTGTGATAAAAATGTTTTGTCAAGTCCATAGTAGTTTATTTGTGACCTATAGTTAATAGCAAACTCCTTTTTTGTTATTTTCTCGCCATTTACTATGGCAACTGCTCTGTTTTCATCTACGTACTTTACTATTTCAGGTGTCACAGCAATAAGAATTATAAGAAGTACAACTGCTGCAATAGAAAAAAGCACAATTTTAGTTCTTTTATCCATACATCCCTTCTCCTTTGTTAAAAGTATTTTGATAATATTAATATTATAAAACAATAAAGGACTAATTTAAAGCACCCCAATTGTAAAAACTTTTTTAATTTCCTTGTAAATCTTCTAAAATAGCTATTAAGGTATCAAACCAGTTATTTGCAATCAAGAGCTGTAAC from Caldicellulosiruptor kronotskyensis 2002 encodes the following:
- the ftsH gene encoding ATP-dependent zinc metalloprotease FtsH; protein product: MRNLFKTATIYILIALVILLLVDILSGGLSYNQLFSNLSERREVIYSELINDINDGKVTRIVLSYNNVSGQYADGTKFDNVFVPSPDKFLDQIQPAIQAKKIQIVTKEPPQVPWWLSTFLPMLIFAGLMIFVWIFMLQQTQGGGSKIMSFTKSRAKTIQDLKKKVTFADVAGADEEKEELKEVIDFLKNPRKYIELGARIPKGILLVGPPGTGKTLLAKAVAGEAGVPFFSISGSDFVEMFVGVGAARVRDLFDQAKRNAPCVVFIDEIDAVGRHRGAGLGGGHDEREQTLNQLLVEMDGFGTNEGIIVMAATNRPDILDPALLRPGRFDRQIVVNVPDAKAREEILKVHARNKPLGEDVDLSQIAKITAGFTGADLENLLNEAALLAARKGKRQINMEEVQEAVAKVLMGPEKRSRVYTEKEKKLTAYHEAGHAIVRTMIPDSEPVHEVSIIPRGYAGGYTMYLPKEDKFYASKSDMMREIVTLLGGRVAEKLVLEDVSTGAASDIKRATKIARDMVTKYGMSDKLGPMTFGTEQEEVFLGRDLALARNYSEEVAAEIDREIKSIIEEAYKKAEEILKQNIDKLHKVANALLEKEKLTGEEFRKLVFEDAQPQLV
- the hpt gene encoding hypoxanthine phosphoribosyltransferase, whose product is MTVKDLSLKVKEILITEEQIKQKVKELGQKISEDYKDSDDFLMVCILKGGVIFMADLLRQITIPVKIEFMAVSSYGNSTSSSGIVRILKDLDTSIEDKDVLLVEDIVDTGLTLRYITEYLRGRKPRSLKICTMLDKPSRRKVDVEIHYKGFEIPDKFVIGYGLDYAGLYRNLPYIGVLE
- the tilS gene encoding tRNA lysidine(34) synthetase TilS, coding for MEFLEKVKSNIEKYGMLEEGFKVLIGCSGGVDSMVLLDCILRLKDKYNLDITVAHLNHMLRPEADDDEKFVIEMCKRYNIKCITRKVDVAKLKKEKGLSEEEAGRNARYSFFYEVAEELNIDRILLGHNKNDVVETFFLNLFRGSGLEGLASVPPVRDIIARPLINISREEIEEYAKLNSVPFVVDKTNFSLKYKRNIVRNEILPLIKEKFGESVLNTIFRTVEIIREESDQIEALAQKYFQEYVQKEDVYYVLNIEKAKNLPAFLRRRIIKIMLEYFNSTISYDMLREIEDLFFLLSGKKKVYKDLVVEKQSDSLVFYRKADESSFCFEICLDKEHQIFYKNFKFNIKTTHKIENQKSIYIDIQQIAEKKLFLRTRKDGDFIYLKAGKKKLKEWFIDKKIPKRWRDSILLLAKDSEVIAIFDIYSNMVTINQKYKIKPDSNTFLEVNIQKTEGDG
- a CDS encoding peptidylprolyl isomerase; this translates as MDKRTKIVLFSIAAVVLLIILIAVTPEIVKYVDENRAVAIVNGEKITKKEFAINYRSQINYYGLDKTFLSQKVGDKTYEQQIKENVLDGLIIRQIELQQAKRKNIALTSAEKKAIDQQIEQYKSDSQSGAEFKQYLQTIGATENEYKDQVIKSQIVSKLYDEITKNQKATDAEIENYYSSHKSDFVEVKASHILFKVNDSKEEATKKKKAEEVLQMIKDGQNFEKLAQKYSEDETTKQKGGDLGYFRKGQMVKEFEDAAFSLNIGEISNIVKTSYGYHIIKVTDKKQLSLNEVKDEIKSTIESQKKDEYYQSLLEKWKKEAKIKKFEDVLKSVSI